One stretch of Flavobacterium sp. 9 DNA includes these proteins:
- a CDS encoding DMT family transporter, translated as MKNKDFNIPPVYAVLLAIVSVQCGAAIAKTLFPAIGAAGTASIRIGVSAIILLIAYRPNLKQITADQWKIVVPYGLALGAMNLIFYMAIERIPIGLAVTLEFIGPLVVAIVGSTRLIDYCWVLLAAIGIVLIAPWSNNSIDSLGVLFALLAGALWAAYIVLGGKVSKIMHGGQAVATGMLFGAILILPFGFYENGLSNLTPKLLGMGVALALLSSAIPFTLEMKALGQLPPRTFSILMSLEPAAASVCAFIFLQEYLNFYEILAVFCVVTASVGSTLTAKR; from the coding sequence ATGAAAAATAAAGATTTTAATATACCGCCTGTTTATGCAGTACTTTTGGCTATTGTAAGTGTACAATGTGGCGCTGCAATTGCAAAAACCTTATTTCCTGCAATTGGAGCTGCGGGAACAGCATCAATACGAATTGGAGTTTCGGCTATAATTTTACTGATCGCATACAGACCAAATTTAAAGCAAATCACAGCTGATCAGTGGAAAATTGTTGTTCCGTATGGTTTGGCTTTAGGCGCAATGAATTTGATTTTTTATATGGCAATAGAAAGAATCCCAATTGGACTTGCCGTAACCTTAGAATTTATAGGTCCTTTAGTAGTTGCTATAGTTGGTTCGACACGTTTAATTGATTATTGCTGGGTTTTACTGGCAGCAATCGGGATTGTACTTATTGCGCCCTGGTCTAATAATAGTATCGATTCTCTAGGAGTTTTATTTGCTTTATTGGCAGGAGCTCTTTGGGCGGCTTATATTGTTTTAGGCGGAAAAGTTTCTAAAATAATGCATGGCGGTCAAGCAGTTGCAACCGGAATGTTATTTGGTGCAATTTTAATACTTCCGTTTGGTTTTTATGAAAACGGATTGTCTAATCTGACTCCAAAACTTCTTGGAATGGGCGTAGCGCTTGCACTTTTATCAAGCGCTATTCCGTTTACTCTTGAAATGAAAGCTTTAGGTCAGCTTCCTCCTCGTACTTTTAGTATATTAATGAGTTTAGAGCCTGCTGCAGCTTCAGTTTGTGCTTTTATATTCTTGCAGGAATACCTGAATTTTTATGAAATATTAGCCGTTTTCTGTGTTGTTACAGCTTCTGTTGGCTCGACTTTGACAGCTAAACGCTAA
- a CDS encoding fasciclin domain-containing protein, whose protein sequence is MKTRKFLAVAILALGFGFTSFAQKSVMVGGAAMYPNKNIIENAVNSKDHTTLVAAVKAAGLVETLQGKGPFTVFAPTNEAFAKLPAGTVDTLLKPENIKTLQTILTYHVAAGKWNASDIAKAIKAGKGKATIKTVSGGSLTAWMQGKDLYISDESGNKAKVTIADVNQSNGVIHVVDTVLLPKM, encoded by the coding sequence ATGAAAACTAGAAAATTTTTAGCAGTAGCAATTTTAGCATTAGGATTTGGATTTACATCATTTGCACAAAAATCTGTAATGGTTGGTGGAGCTGCAATGTATCCAAACAAAAATATTATTGAAAATGCCGTAAATTCAAAAGATCATACTACATTGGTTGCTGCTGTAAAAGCTGCGGGATTAGTAGAAACATTACAAGGAAAAGGTCCGTTCACCGTTTTTGCCCCAACAAATGAAGCATTTGCAAAATTACCAGCAGGAACTGTTGATACATTATTGAAACCTGAAAACATCAAAACATTGCAAACTATTTTGACTTATCATGTTGCTGCAGGAAAATGGAATGCTTCTGATATTGCAAAAGCAATTAAAGCAGGTAAAGGAAAAGCAACTATTAAAACCGTAAGCGGTGGTTCTTTAACGGCATGGATGCAAGGGAAAGACCTTTATATTAGCGACGAAAGCGGAAACAAAGCTAAAGTTACAATTGCTGACGTAAACCAATCTAATGGTGTAATTCATGTAGTTGATACAGTATTGTTGCCAAAAATGTAA
- a CDS encoding biopolymer transporter ExbD, protein MENLPKKIRSKKLSTRVDLTAMVSVSFLLIIFFMVTIELAKPRVLVLDSPDYGCCDCPRYYSHEGENRSITVMLGENNKLIYYMGLLESPMVSPKEIKYGKDGIRRELLQRKNNLLKYAANGAKLENITVIIKPSKKSNYKNLIDILNEMEIAKISTYAIVPEFTPEESKLLASK, encoded by the coding sequence ATGGAAAATCTACCTAAGAAAATAAGAAGTAAAAAATTAAGTACGAGAGTTGATTTAACCGCAATGGTAAGCGTTTCTTTTTTGTTGATTATATTTTTTATGGTTACAATTGAGTTGGCAAAACCAAGAGTATTAGTTTTAGATTCACCAGATTATGGATGTTGTGACTGTCCGCGCTATTATTCACATGAAGGAGAAAATAGATCAATAACTGTAATGTTAGGCGAAAACAATAAACTGATATATTATATGGGACTTTTAGAGTCTCCAATGGTTTCTCCCAAAGAAATAAAATACGGTAAAGACGGAATTCGAAGAGAATTATTGCAAAGAAAAAATAATCTTCTTAAATATGCTGCTAATGGTGCTAAACTGGAAAATATTACTGTAATTATAAAACCAAGTAAAAAATCCAATTATAAAAATTTAATCGATATTTTAAACGAAATGGAAATTGCAAAAATTAGTACTTATGCAATCGTACCTGAATTTACACCCGAAGAATCAAAATTATTAGCTTCTAAATAA
- a CDS encoding biopolymer transporter ExbD: MQNLPKKVRSKKLSTRVDLTAMVSVSFLLIIFFMVTIELAKPSVLEYGTPDCDDCGETFGCNMPDENRSMTILLDDNNKLITYCGLLSYPVDAPREVHYGKNGIRQELLERKKKVYEYSASRGKPGRGVTVIIKPSKNSNYGNLVEILDEMKITGISSYLIVDYYTPEESKLLASK, encoded by the coding sequence ATGCAAAATCTACCTAAGAAAGTTAGAAGTAAAAAATTAAGTACAAGAGTTGACTTGACTGCAATGGTTAGTGTTTCTTTCTTGTTAATTATCTTTTTTATGGTTACAATTGAGTTGGCAAAACCAAGCGTTTTAGAATACGGAACACCTGATTGTGATGATTGCGGTGAGACTTTTGGCTGTAATATGCCTGATGAAAATCGCTCAATGACAATACTACTTGATGATAATAATAAACTAATAACATATTGTGGTCTGTTATCGTATCCCGTGGATGCTCCGAGAGAGGTTCATTATGGCAAAAATGGAATTCGTCAGGAATTATTAGAAAGGAAGAAAAAAGTTTACGAATATTCCGCGAGCAGAGGTAAGCCAGGAAGAGGAGTTACAGTCATTATTAAACCAAGTAAAAATTCTAATTATGGTAATTTGGTGGAGATTCTTGATGAAATGAAAATAACAGGAATAAGCTCTTATCTAATTGTAGATTACTATACTCCTGAAGAATCAAAATTATTAGCTTCTAAATAA
- a CDS encoding T9SS type A sorting domain-containing protein, with protein sequence MKKIYFLVLALCFFSTSKAQIANMPNTEFKEMLLSATPQNMIAKNLSGDYCTIDVNHDQQIQIDEAKNISYLNLVDHVFLRDLNGISNFINLEYLDCTSNNLDHLDVTNLSKLKYIDCSHNNELQVLDIKNLIYLEKLICSYDNIFVLDLSNSVFLKYLDCTNNQLTELDISHSINLNYLNCAGTQIKSLETANAKNLEELNTLTCAIYSLDVSPLTKLKSLACSSSIINMKNGFKTNLEFLQYSYYLNYVCVDDNRIEDVKEMLSKAQIRPYEINTYCTSNPGGDFFVIQGNTKFDNEKNGCDTDDYFTKGINYLINSKDKKEQITTNQNKSFAIGVKEGTHTIVPILENPTYFNISPTTVDITFPTQASPFIQDFCVTANGVHPDLEVSLLPIQGARPGFDAKYKIVYKNKGNNTQSGTVNFKFDGTILNLVTANPIASTQNTNNLTWNFTNLQPFEIREIFFTLNLNGPTETPAVNNGDILNHTASISLQDNDETPNDNTFTLNQTVVGSFDPNDKTCLEGEVITPSLIGEYVHYMIRFENTGTFSAQNIVVKDMIDLSKFDISTLIPTSSSHSFVTKISDENKVEFIFENINLPFDDANNDGYIAFKIKTKPTLVVGDTFTNDANIYFDYNFPILTNKATSTFKTLGTKDFEFSNYFTLYPNPANNVLNIEATQAIEMDSFRIYDILGQLVIAIPNAKSVSNIDVSKLRTGNYFIKVKSDKGSSSMKFIKL encoded by the coding sequence ATGAAGAAAATCTACTTTTTGGTTCTTGCTTTATGTTTTTTTTCGACTTCAAAAGCACAGATTGCTAATATGCCAAATACAGAATTTAAAGAGATGTTATTAAGTGCAACTCCTCAAAATATGATTGCAAAAAACTTATCAGGAGATTATTGTACTATAGATGTTAATCATGACCAGCAAATTCAAATTGATGAAGCAAAAAATATTAGTTATTTAAATTTAGTTGATCATGTATTTTTAAGAGATTTAAATGGTATATCAAATTTTATAAATTTAGAATATTTAGATTGTACTAGTAATAATTTAGATCATCTTGACGTAACTAATTTGTCAAAATTAAAATATATCGATTGTAGTCATAATAATGAGTTACAGGTTTTGGATATAAAGAACTTAATTTATTTAGAAAAGTTAATTTGTAGTTATGATAATATATTTGTTTTAGATTTAAGTAATTCTGTTTTTCTGAAATATTTGGATTGTACAAACAATCAATTAACGGAGCTAGATATCAGTCATTCAATAAATCTAAATTATTTAAACTGCGCAGGAACTCAGATAAAGTCTTTAGAAACAGCTAATGCGAAAAATTTAGAAGAACTAAATACATTAACTTGTGCTATTTATTCACTTGATGTTAGCCCGTTGACTAAATTAAAAAGTCTAGCTTGTTCTTCTTCAATTATAAATATGAAAAACGGATTTAAAACCAATTTAGAGTTTTTACAATACTCTTATTATTTAAATTACGTTTGTGTAGACGACAATCGTATTGAAGACGTAAAAGAAATGCTATCAAAGGCACAAATAAGACCTTATGAAATAAATACATATTGCACTTCTAATCCGGGAGGAGATTTTTTTGTTATACAAGGAAATACAAAATTCGACAATGAAAAAAATGGTTGTGATACTGATGATTATTTTACAAAAGGAATTAATTACCTGATTAATAGTAAAGATAAAAAAGAACAAATTACTACAAACCAAAACAAATCATTTGCTATTGGCGTTAAGGAAGGCACGCACACTATAGTCCCAATTCTAGAAAACCCTACCTATTTTAATATTTCCCCAACAACGGTAGACATTACCTTTCCAACACAAGCAAGTCCATTTATTCAAGATTTTTGTGTAACAGCAAATGGTGTTCATCCTGATCTGGAAGTTTCGCTTTTACCCATTCAAGGAGCAAGGCCAGGTTTTGACGCAAAATACAAAATAGTCTATAAAAACAAAGGCAATAACACTCAGTCAGGGACGGTAAATTTTAAATTCGATGGTACAATATTAAATTTAGTAACAGCTAATCCAATTGCTTCAACTCAAAACACCAATAATTTGACTTGGAATTTTACTAATTTACAACCTTTTGAAATACGCGAAATCTTCTTTACCCTAAATTTAAATGGACCAACGGAAACTCCTGCGGTAAATAACGGAGACATTTTAAATCATACAGCATCAATTTCATTGCAAGATAATGACGAAACTCCAAATGATAACACATTTACGTTAAATCAAACTGTTGTTGGATCTTTCGATCCAAATGATAAAACATGTTTAGAAGGTGAAGTAATCACGCCAAGTTTAATTGGTGAGTATGTACACTATATGATTCGTTTTGAAAATACGGGAACTTTTTCAGCGCAAAATATTGTAGTAAAAGACATGATTGATTTATCAAAATTTGATATTTCTACATTAATTCCAACAAGTTCAAGCCATTCTTTTGTAACTAAAATTTCAGATGAAAACAAAGTAGAATTCATTTTCGAAAATATTAACCTGCCTTTTGATGACGCTAATAATGATGGTTACATTGCATTTAAAATTAAAACAAAACCAACATTAGTAGTAGGCGATACGTTTACAAATGATGCCAACATTTATTTTGATTATAATTTTCCGATTTTAACGAATAAAGCAACTTCTACTTTTAAAACTTTAGGAACTAAGGATTTTGAATTTTCGAACTATTTTACCTTGTATCCAAATCCTGCTAATAATGTTTTAAATATTGAAGCGACTCAAGCTATAGAAATGGATTCATTTAGAATCTATGATATTTTGGGACAATTGGTTATCGCCATTCCAAATGCAAAATCAGTTTCCAATATTGATGTTTCAAAGCTTAGAACAGGTAATTATTTTATAAAAGTAAAATCAGATAAAGGAAGTTCAAGTATGAAGTTTATTAAATTATAA
- the rpsA gene encoding 30S ribosomal protein S1 translates to MSEQLKSQEEFLANFNWHNFQEGIDAVDEKNLQEFEELVSKTFIATDQEEVVEGVVVRITDRDVIVDINAKSEGVISLNEFRYNPNLKVGDKVEVLIDIREDKTGQLVLSHRKARTIKSWDRVISASETGEIVNGFVKCRTKGGMIVDVFGIEAFLPGSQIDVKPIRDYDVYVNKMMEFKVVKINHEFKNVVVSHKALIEADIEVQKKEIIGQLQKGQVLEGVVKNITSYGVFIDLGGVDGLIHITDLSWSRINHPSEVLELDQKLNVVILDFDDEKTRIQLGLKQLNAHPWDALDANLTIGDKVKGKVVVIADYGAFIEVAEGVEGLIHVSEMSWSTHLRSAQDFVKVGDVVEAVILTLDRDDRKMSLGIKQLTQDPWTDITSKYPVGSKHTGIVRNFTNFGIFVELEEGIDGLIYISDLSWTKKIKHPSEFVNVGEKLDVVVLELDVEGRKLSLGHKQTTANPWDQYEDSFAVGTIHNGEISEIVDKGATVEFGDDIVAFIPTRHLEKEDGKKLKKGDTADFKVIEFNKEFKRVVASHTAIFREEEEKNVKAATENTSSASSTNAPAATLGDNNDVLAALKAKMEKTEKK, encoded by the coding sequence ATGTCTGAACAATTAAAATCACAAGAAGAGTTTTTAGCAAATTTTAACTGGCATAACTTCCAAGAAGGAATTGATGCAGTTGATGAGAAAAACTTACAAGAGTTTGAAGAACTAGTATCTAAAACTTTCATCGCTACAGATCAAGAAGAAGTAGTTGAAGGAGTTGTTGTTAGAATTACAGATAGAGACGTTATCGTTGATATCAATGCTAAATCTGAAGGTGTTATTTCTTTAAACGAGTTCCGTTACAACCCAAACTTAAAAGTAGGTGACAAAGTAGAAGTATTAATCGACATCCGTGAGGACAAAACAGGTCAATTAGTATTATCTCACAGAAAAGCACGTACTATTAAATCATGGGATAGAGTTATTTCTGCAAGCGAAACAGGAGAAATCGTTAATGGTTTTGTAAAATGCAGAACTAAAGGTGGTATGATCGTTGACGTTTTTGGAATTGAAGCTTTCTTACCTGGATCTCAAATTGACGTTAAGCCAATTAGAGACTACGATGTATATGTAAACAAAATGATGGAATTCAAAGTGGTAAAAATTAACCACGAATTCAAAAACGTTGTTGTATCTCATAAAGCGCTTATCGAAGCTGATATCGAAGTACAGAAAAAAGAAATCATCGGTCAATTACAAAAAGGACAAGTATTAGAAGGTGTTGTTAAAAACATTACTTCTTATGGTGTGTTCATTGACTTAGGTGGTGTTGACGGATTAATTCACATTACTGACCTTTCTTGGAGTAGAATCAACCACCCAAGTGAAGTTCTTGAATTAGACCAAAAATTAAACGTTGTAATCCTTGATTTCGATGACGAGAAAACAAGAATTCAATTAGGATTGAAACAATTAAACGCTCACCCATGGGATGCTTTAGATGCTAATTTAACTATTGGTGATAAAGTAAAAGGTAAAGTAGTTGTAATCGCTGATTACGGTGCATTTATCGAAGTTGCTGAAGGTGTTGAAGGTTTAATCCACGTTTCTGAAATGTCATGGTCAACTCATTTACGTTCTGCTCAGGATTTCGTAAAAGTTGGAGATGTTGTTGAAGCTGTTATCTTAACTTTAGATAGAGATGACCGTAAAATGTCATTAGGTATCAAACAATTGACTCAAGATCCATGGACTGACATCACTTCTAAATACCCAGTAGGTTCTAAACATACAGGTATCGTTAGAAACTTTACAAACTTTGGTATTTTCGTAGAATTAGAAGAAGGAATTGATGGATTAATCTACATTTCTGACCTTTCTTGGACTAAGAAAATCAAACACCCATCTGAATTTGTAAATGTTGGTGAGAAACTTGATGTAGTTGTATTAGAATTAGATGTTGAAGGACGTAAATTATCTTTAGGTCACAAACAAACTACTGCTAATCCTTGGGATCAATACGAAGATTCTTTCGCTGTAGGAACTATCCACAATGGTGAGATTTCTGAAATCGTTGACAAAGGAGCTACTGTAGAATTCGGAGATGATATCGTTGCTTTCATTCCTACTCGTCACCTTGAAAAAGAAGACGGAAAGAAATTGAAAAAAGGTGATACTGCTGATTTCAAAGTAATCGAATTCAACAAAGAATTCAAAAGAGTAGTTGCTTCTCACACTGCTATCTTCCGTGAAGAAGAAGAGAAAAACGTGAAAGCTGCAACTGAAAATACTTCATCTGCATCATCTACAAATGCACCAGCTGCAACTTTAGGAGATAACAATGATGTATTAGCTGCATTAAAAGCTAAAATGGAAAAAACTGAGAAAAAATAA
- a CDS encoding NAD(P)H-dependent oxidoreductase: MALIILGHPQLNKSIANKAIIEEIQKNDSDIEVRNLAELYPDFNIDAKEEQKALLRHEIVIFQYPLYWYNMPAILKHWFDVVFEHQFAYGSKGDKLNGKKLLTSVTVGSIEKEYKPFGKHNFRIAEFFKNIEQTAYFAQMTFLDPMFFHGTSAVDGFTEDEIKERARLYANGLLSYVEELV; this comes from the coding sequence ATGGCATTAATAATTTTAGGACATCCACAGTTAAATAAATCAATTGCAAATAAGGCAATTATTGAAGAAATTCAGAAGAATGATTCAGATATTGAGGTTAGAAATCTAGCTGAATTATACCCCGATTTTAATATCGATGCCAAAGAAGAGCAAAAGGCATTACTGCGACACGAAATCGTAATTTTTCAGTATCCTTTATATTGGTATAATATGCCGGCGATTTTAAAGCATTGGTTTGATGTGGTTTTTGAACATCAGTTTGCTTATGGATCAAAAGGGGATAAGTTAAATGGTAAAAAACTTTTGACGAGTGTTACTGTTGGTTCAATCGAAAAGGAATATAAGCCTTTTGGAAAACATAATTTCAGAATAGCGGAATTCTTTAAAAATATTGAACAAACGGCTTATTTTGCTCAAATGACTTTTTTAGATCCGATGTTTTTTCATGGTACATCTGCGGTTGATGGTTTTACAGAAGATGAAATTAAAGAACGCGCGAGATTATATGCGAATGGTTTGCTGAGTTATGTTGAAGAACTTGTTTAA
- a CDS encoding helix-turn-helix domain-containing protein — protein MKTECQPDLIKLEGKIYPCTVSLVMDLMGGKWKAVILYHLKDSPKRYNELRKEMPTVTERTLSLQLKQLEEDGLVFRKVEGKKPPIKVTYGLTEFGKSFKTVLDSITELGNSIVLEKGEFINS, from the coding sequence ATGAAAACAGAATGTCAACCCGATTTGATTAAGCTGGAAGGGAAAATTTATCCTTGTACAGTAAGTCTTGTAATGGATTTAATGGGCGGAAAATGGAAAGCCGTGATTCTGTATCATTTAAAAGACAGCCCAAAAAGATATAACGAACTTCGTAAAGAAATGCCAACCGTTACAGAACGAACTTTAAGCCTGCAACTCAAGCAACTGGAAGAAGATGGTCTTGTATTTAGAAAAGTCGAAGGAAAAAAGCCTCCAATTAAAGTAACTTATGGCTTAACCGAATTTGGAAAATCTTTTAAAACCGTTTTAGATTCCATTACAGAATTAGGGAATTCAATTGTTCTGGAAAAAGGAGAATTTATTAATAGTTAA
- a CDS encoding nucleoside permease yields the protein MGIKNRLIIMSFLQFFVWGAWLITIGNYWFGTKNWEGTQFGLVFGTMGIASLFMPTLTGIIADRWINAEKLYGFLHIIYAVVLFSIAHVTTPDNFIYVMFAAMCCYMPTIALSNSISYTSLKLNNKNIVKDFPPIRVWGTIGFIAAMWITNLSGSKATEYQFYIAGIGALILGIYAFTLPKCEPQRLTKEDASLTETLGLEAFKLFGNYKMALFFVFSMFLGGALQLTNAYGDVFLDEFKHFPKYADSFVIQYSTIIMSISQVSETLFILAIPFFLRRFGIKQVMLISMLAWVLRFGLFAFGDPVGGLWMIIMSCIVYGMAFDFFNISGSLFVESNTDSKIRSSAQGLFMMMTNGVGAVLGSLTSGWAIDRFFTKSFTNTTELAGFLQTDASNSKMLDFVKGQGNTISTDGIFTNPILMKDWHTIWLSFAAYALVIAIAFAVLFKHKHDPKEIENLSH from the coding sequence ATGGGAATTAAAAACAGGTTGATTATAATGAGCTTTCTTCAATTTTTTGTTTGGGGAGCGTGGCTTATAACAATTGGAAATTATTGGTTTGGTACTAAAAATTGGGAAGGAACTCAGTTTGGTCTTGTTTTTGGAACCATGGGAATTGCCTCTTTATTCATGCCTACATTAACAGGAATCATTGCTGACAGATGGATAAACGCTGAAAAATTATATGGTTTTTTACATATAATATATGCAGTAGTTTTGTTTAGCATTGCACACGTAACAACTCCTGACAATTTTATTTACGTAATGTTTGCCGCAATGTGTTGCTATATGCCAACAATTGCATTAAGTAATTCAATTTCGTACACTTCACTGAAATTAAACAATAAAAACATTGTAAAAGATTTTCCGCCAATTCGTGTTTGGGGAACTATTGGTTTTATTGCCGCAATGTGGATTACTAATTTAAGCGGAAGTAAAGCAACTGAATATCAGTTTTATATTGCTGGAATTGGTGCTTTAATCCTTGGAATTTATGCTTTTACATTGCCAAAATGTGAGCCACAACGTTTAACTAAAGAAGACGCTTCATTGACTGAAACTTTAGGATTAGAAGCGTTTAAATTATTCGGAAATTATAAAATGGCTTTGTTTTTTGTGTTTTCTATGTTTTTAGGAGGCGCTTTGCAATTGACAAATGCTTACGGAGATGTATTCTTAGATGAATTCAAGCATTTTCCAAAATATGCAGATTCATTCGTAATTCAATATTCAACTATTATTATGTCAATTTCTCAGGTTTCTGAGACCTTATTTATCTTGGCGATTCCGTTTTTCTTAAGACGTTTTGGAATCAAACAAGTTATGTTGATTAGTATGTTGGCTTGGGTATTACGTTTTGGATTATTTGCTTTTGGAGATCCTGTTGGAGGATTATGGATGATCATTATGTCATGTATTGTTTACGGAATGGCATTTGACTTCTTTAATATCTCGGGTTCTTTATTTGTAGAAAGTAATACGGATTCTAAAATCCGTTCATCAGCTCAGGGTTTATTCATGATGATGACAAATGGAGTAGGAGCCGTCTTAGGAAGTTTAACTTCTGGTTGGGCAATTGATCGTTTCTTTACAAAATCGTTCACTAACACAACTGAATTAGCCGGATTTTTGCAAACCGACGCTTCGAACTCAAAAATGCTGGATTTTGTAAAAGGTCAGGGAAATACAATTTCTACAGATGGTATTTTTACAAATCCAATTTTAATGAAGGACTGGCATACAATCTGGTTGTCATTTGCAGCTTATGCTTTGGTAATTGCTATTGCTTTTGCGGTCTTATTTAAACATAAACATGATCCAAAAGAGATTGAGAATTTGAGTCATTAA
- the cmk gene encoding (d)CMP kinase, whose protein sequence is MKKITIAIDGFSSTGKSTLAKQLAKELEYVYVDTGAMYRAVAYFAMQNELIKADFFDKKTLVDSLPNIQLEFKFNADLGFAEMYLNGENVEKQIRTIEVSNFVSKVAEVSEVRSKLVEQQQEMGKNKGIVMDGRDIGTVVFPDAELKIFMTASAETRAQRRFDELQQKGDNVSYEDVLKNVVERDHIDTHREDSPLVIADDAIEIDNSYLNREEQFSAVLELVNDVVKTV, encoded by the coding sequence TTGAAAAAAATTACCATTGCAATTGATGGATTCTCATCAACAGGAAAGAGCACTTTGGCCAAACAATTAGCAAAAGAGTTAGAATATGTTTATGTAGATACCGGAGCAATGTACCGCGCTGTTGCCTATTTCGCAATGCAGAATGAGCTTATTAAAGCTGATTTTTTTGATAAAAAAACTTTAGTGGATTCACTTCCAAATATTCAATTAGAATTTAAATTCAATGCTGATCTTGGTTTTGCTGAGATGTATTTGAATGGTGAGAATGTCGAAAAACAAATTAGAACTATTGAAGTTTCTAATTTTGTAAGTAAAGTAGCCGAAGTTTCTGAAGTGCGTTCTAAATTAGTAGAACAACAACAAGAAATGGGAAAAAACAAAGGTATCGTTATGGACGGAAGAGATATAGGAACTGTAGTTTTTCCAGATGCTGAACTTAAAATTTTCATGACTGCCAGTGCAGAAACACGCGCACAAAGACGTTTTGATGAACTACAGCAAAAAGGTGATAATGTATCTTATGAAGACGTTTTGAAAAATGTTGTAGAAAGAGATCATATAGATACGCACCGTGAAGATTCTCCTTTGGTGATTGCAGATGATGCCATAGAAATAGATAATTCTTACCTTAATAGAGAAGAACAATTTTCAGCCGTTTTAGAATTAGTAAATGATGTTGTTAAAACTGTTTAA
- a CDS encoding murein L,D-transpeptidase catalytic domain-containing protein: MKKIIFAFFAALLFFIGFKIFWKDEKAISLTEKKIDIRQINEVKKVIKSNSKYNNRIAFFIDMKIPSGKNRFFVYDLKANKIIDKGLVAHGSGSETGVKGKLRFSNIPNSLSTSLGKYAIGNHYNGRFGKAYKLYGLDKTNSNAFERDVVFHYYFDVPYKEKDGYICNGYGCPMVNKKYFDRIAQIIDNSESDILMSIYY, translated from the coding sequence ATGAAGAAGATCATTTTTGCTTTTTTTGCAGCGCTGTTATTTTTTATTGGATTTAAGATTTTTTGGAAAGACGAAAAAGCTATTTCATTAACTGAAAAGAAAATTGATATAAGGCAAATCAATGAAGTCAAGAAAGTAATAAAGAGTAATTCGAAGTATAATAATAGGATTGCGTTTTTTATTGATATGAAAATCCCTTCTGGTAAGAATCGCTTTTTTGTTTATGATTTAAAAGCTAACAAAATCATAGATAAAGGATTAGTTGCTCATGGTTCCGGATCTGAAACTGGTGTAAAAGGGAAATTGAGATTTAGTAATATTCCAAATTCACTAAGTACTTCATTAGGAAAATATGCTATAGGAAATCATTACAACGGAAGATTCGGGAAAGCCTACAAACTATACGGATTGGACAAAACAAATAGTAATGCTTTTGAGCGAGATGTTGTTTTTCATTACTACTTTGATGTTCCGTATAAAGAGAAAGATGGTTATATTTGCAACGGCTACGGCTGTCCTATGGTCAATAAAAAATACTTTGACAGGATAGCACAAATAATTGATAACTCAGAGTCAGATATTCTGATGAGTATCTATTATTAA